One genomic segment of Motacilla alba alba isolate MOTALB_02 chromosome 1A, Motacilla_alba_V1.0_pri, whole genome shotgun sequence includes these proteins:
- the NAPEPLD gene encoding N-acyl-phosphatidylethanolamine-hydrolyzing phospholipase D isoform X1 has translation MAALPRAAGTAEPRKLFPAAPGGRSIFVLPKGAAGSAYRPSEPARSTAVCFPFAGAEEQPGLQGQNVPAAPTLSRHGSAAPRVPQTRPPAAILLTAPLRGAGPGCVVPSARHGEGPGVAEPRLAMAGRRALWSCSAQLVALPSAAGWSGGTPQPFDSSYRRPTEPPPCKGWSGTMEEEEKGDETLQGRQQHPRSSPEKGMDKNTDEEQPSTACNQYPKEAVKKRQNSGRGSGANDSSRTFRKSFRLDYRLEEDVTKSKRGKDGRFVNPWPTWKSPTLPNILKWSFMEKNNSNVPRSKQELDKELPVLQPYFVQAPEDAGKTGAGMRVTWLGHATVMVEMDELVFLTDPIFSQRASPLQLLGPKRFRGPPCTVAQLPRIDAVLISHTHYDHLDYNSVASLNERFGSELRWFVPLGLLPWMQRCGCENVIELDWWEENCVPGHDAVTFVFTPSQHWCKRTVTDDNKVLWGSWSVLGPWNRFFFAGDTGYCFAFEQIGKRFGPFDLAAIPIGAYEPRWFMKYQHVDPEEAVRIHIDVQAKKSVAIHWGTFALANEYYLDPPVKLNEALERYGLKKDDFFLLHHGESRNLNTNDRFEN, from the exons ATGGCGGCACTGCCCCGGGCTGCCGGGACAGCCGAGCCCAGGAAACTTTTCCCCGCAGCACCTGGTGGTCGGAGCATATTCGTGCTCCcaaagggagctgctggcagcgcTTACCGCCCATCGGagccagccaggagcacagctgtgtgctTCCCTTTCGCCGGCGCCGAGGAGCAGCCCGGCCTCCAGGGGCAGAACGTGCCGGCAGCTCCGACCCTGTCCCGCCATGGCTCCGCGGCTCCCCGTGTCCCTCAGACACGGCCCCCCGCCGCCATCTTGCTAACGGCGCCGCTCCGCGGTGCGGGGCCGGGCTGTGTGGTGCCCTCTGCCCGCCACGGTGAGGGGCCGGGCGTCGCGGAGCCCCGGCTCGCCATGGCGGGGCGCCGGGCGCTGTGGAGCTGCTCCGCGCAGCTCGTCGCGCTGCCCTCGGCGGCGGGCTGGTCAGGTGGAACGCCGCAGCCGTTCGACAGCTCCTACCGGAGACCTACGGAGCCGCCGCCGTGCAAGGGGTGGAGCGGCaccatggaggaggaggagaagggggacgAGACTCTTCAGGGGCGGCAGCAGCACCCTCGGAG cTCTCCTGAAAAAGGTATGGATAAGAACACAGATGAAGAGCAGCCTTCAACTGCCTGTAACCAGTACCCTAAGGAAGCAGTGAAGAAACGTCAGAATTCAGGTCGAGGTTCCGGGGCCAATGATTCTTCCAGGACCTTCAGAAAAAGCTTCAGGCTGGACTACAGATTAGAAGAGGATGTAACTAAATCCAAGAGGGGCAAAGATGGGAGATTTGTCAACCCGTGGCCAACATGGAAATCACCAACCTTACCCAACATTTTGAAATGGtccttcatggaaaaaaataacagcaatgtGCCACGCTCAAAGCAG GAACTCGACAAAGAACTCCCAGTGTTACAACCTTACTTTGTTCAAGCACCAGAAGATGCTGGGAAGACAGGAGCTGGTATGCGAGTCACGTGGCTGGGACACGCCACAGTTATGGTGGAAATGGATGAACTTGTGTTTCTTACTGACCCAATCTTCAGCCAGAGAGCTTCCCCTCTTCAGCTCTTGGGTCCCAAGCGCTTCCGCGGGCCTCCGTGCACAGTCGCGCAGCTGCCCAGGATAGACGCGGTGCTGATCAGCCACACGCACTACGATCACCTGGACTACAACAGCGTGGCCAGTCTGAACGAGCGCTTCGGCAGCGAGCTGCGCTGGTTCGTGCCCCTGGGGCTCCTGCCGTGGATGCAGAGATGTGGCTGCGAGAATGTGATCGAACTGGATTGGTGGGAGGAGAACTGTGTCCCTGGTCACGATGCGGTGACTTTTGTCTTCACCCCTTCCCAGCATTGGTGCAAAAGGACTGTGACAGATGATAACAAGGTTCTCTGGGGCAGCTGGTCTGTCTTGGGACCTTGGAATAGGTTTTTCTTTGCAGGAGATACTGGatattgttttgcttttgaacaAATAGGCAAAAGGTTTGGACCTTTTGATCTTGCAGCCATCCCCATTGGAGCTTATGAGCCAAG GTGGTTTATGAAATACCAGCATGTGGATCCTGAAGAAGCAGTAAGAATCCATATTGATGTTCAAGCAAAGAAGTCTGTAGCAATTCATTGGGGGACCTTTGCTTTAGCAAATGAG tattacTTGGATCCTCCAGTTAAATTGAATGAAGCTCTTGAGAGATATGGCTTGAAAAAAGATGACTTCTTTCTCTTGCACCATGGAGAATCACGGAATTTGAATACAAATGACCGGTTTGAAAACTGA
- the NAPEPLD gene encoding N-acyl-phosphatidylethanolamine-hydrolyzing phospholipase D isoform X2, with amino-acid sequence MDKNTDEEQPSTACNQYPKEAVKKRQNSGRGSGANDSSRTFRKSFRLDYRLEEDVTKSKRGKDGRFVNPWPTWKSPTLPNILKWSFMEKNNSNVPRSKQELDKELPVLQPYFVQAPEDAGKTGAGMRVTWLGHATVMVEMDELVFLTDPIFSQRASPLQLLGPKRFRGPPCTVAQLPRIDAVLISHTHYDHLDYNSVASLNERFGSELRWFVPLGLLPWMQRCGCENVIELDWWEENCVPGHDAVTFVFTPSQHWCKRTVTDDNKVLWGSWSVLGPWNRFFFAGDTGYCFAFEQIGKRFGPFDLAAIPIGAYEPRWFMKYQHVDPEEAVRIHIDVQAKKSVAIHWGTFALANEYYLDPPVKLNEALERYGLKKDDFFLLHHGESRNLNTNDRFEN; translated from the exons ATGGATAAGAACACAGATGAAGAGCAGCCTTCAACTGCCTGTAACCAGTACCCTAAGGAAGCAGTGAAGAAACGTCAGAATTCAGGTCGAGGTTCCGGGGCCAATGATTCTTCCAGGACCTTCAGAAAAAGCTTCAGGCTGGACTACAGATTAGAAGAGGATGTAACTAAATCCAAGAGGGGCAAAGATGGGAGATTTGTCAACCCGTGGCCAACATGGAAATCACCAACCTTACCCAACATTTTGAAATGGtccttcatggaaaaaaataacagcaatgtGCCACGCTCAAAGCAG GAACTCGACAAAGAACTCCCAGTGTTACAACCTTACTTTGTTCAAGCACCAGAAGATGCTGGGAAGACAGGAGCTGGTATGCGAGTCACGTGGCTGGGACACGCCACAGTTATGGTGGAAATGGATGAACTTGTGTTTCTTACTGACCCAATCTTCAGCCAGAGAGCTTCCCCTCTTCAGCTCTTGGGTCCCAAGCGCTTCCGCGGGCCTCCGTGCACAGTCGCGCAGCTGCCCAGGATAGACGCGGTGCTGATCAGCCACACGCACTACGATCACCTGGACTACAACAGCGTGGCCAGTCTGAACGAGCGCTTCGGCAGCGAGCTGCGCTGGTTCGTGCCCCTGGGGCTCCTGCCGTGGATGCAGAGATGTGGCTGCGAGAATGTGATCGAACTGGATTGGTGGGAGGAGAACTGTGTCCCTGGTCACGATGCGGTGACTTTTGTCTTCACCCCTTCCCAGCATTGGTGCAAAAGGACTGTGACAGATGATAACAAGGTTCTCTGGGGCAGCTGGTCTGTCTTGGGACCTTGGAATAGGTTTTTCTTTGCAGGAGATACTGGatattgttttgcttttgaacaAATAGGCAAAAGGTTTGGACCTTTTGATCTTGCAGCCATCCCCATTGGAGCTTATGAGCCAAG GTGGTTTATGAAATACCAGCATGTGGATCCTGAAGAAGCAGTAAGAATCCATATTGATGTTCAAGCAAAGAAGTCTGTAGCAATTCATTGGGGGACCTTTGCTTTAGCAAATGAG tattacTTGGATCCTCCAGTTAAATTGAATGAAGCTCTTGAGAGATATGGCTTGAAAAAAGATGACTTCTTTCTCTTGCACCATGGAGAATCACGGAATTTGAATACAAATGACCGGTTTGAAAACTGA